The genomic segment AACGGGAAATTGCGCTGTAAATCGTCTAAATCTTTCGGCGTACCCAATCGCTCCAGTAATTTCGGGGACGCCACAATCCAATCTTGCAAATCAGCAATTTTACGCACGATAAAATTCGGGTTCGGTTCAGGTCCGATGCGCAAACCAATATCAATGCGATGTTCCACCGCATCAAACTTGGTCATATCCTCACGCCAATCGATTACCAACTGCGGATAAGGCACAAGTGCGGTCAAAAGTTCGTCCAAAATCTTGTCATTTTCACGCCAACGGGGAAAAGTAATCCGTACCACGCCTGCCATGTCGTCTGTTTGTTGCTTGCCTAATTTGAATAGATTATCGGTGTCCGCCAGTAGCTGTTTTGCCTTAATCAAGAACTGCTCGCCAAAATTGGTCAGCCGAATTTGGCGTGTATTTCGCTTAAACAGCTGCTCGCCCAGCTCCTGCTCTAATTCCGCAATCACACGGGTCACCACCGAAGGCGAAACCGCCAACTGCATTGCTGTTTCCCGAAAATTCAAGGTTTCGCTGGCAAGGCAAAAATATTTAATCGCATCGAGTTTGTTCATTTTATTGTTCTCTTTTTAACAATAGACAATTCTATTTTTATTGATTGTAGTGCAAATCAACTGCCCATTACAATACACCCTTCAAAACTCAACAGGAGAACAAAATGAAAAAAGTATTAGTGATTTCAGGACACCCGAATTTATCGCAATCCATCGCCAATAAAACCATTATCGACAGCTTAGCAAGCGGTCTAAATTCTGCAGAAATTCGCCAATTAGACACGCTTTACCCTACCGAGCAAATTGATGTCGCCGCCGAGCAACAAGCCTTGCTCAATGCCGATGTGATTGTGTGGCAATTTCCGTTTCACTGGTATTCCATGCCGGCATTGATGAAAAAATGGCTGGACGAAGTGTTTTTGCACGGTTTTGCTCACGGTTCAACGGCGAAATTGGGCGGTAAAAAATTAGTGATTTCCATCACAACCGGCGCACCCGAAGTGGCTTATAAAGAAAATGCGGTGATGAAACATACAATGGCGCAATTGGTTGCCCCTTTTGAAAGCATTGCGGCGTTGTGCCAATTGGATTTACAGAAAATCAGCTATTTAAACGGCGTGAGTTATGTCGGTCGTAACAAAGAAAAAATCGCAGAGCAAAAACAAACAGCGCGTGAATATGCCGAACAACTTATTCAAACTATCAACACCTTAACAGGAGAAAAATAATGTATTTAATTGATATTTCATTGAAAAATTCGACCTTATCCGAAGAAGAACAAGCTAAACAACTTGATGCACACCGTGCATGGTTTGCCAAATACTTCTAACAAGGCAACTTTTTATTACTCGGTCCTTATTTAGATAAAGCCCGAGCTGGTGTGATCATTGCCCAAGCCGAAAGCCGTGAACAGCTAGAACAAATTTTAGCCGAAGATGTCTATTATCCTGATTTAGCCGATTACCAAATCCGTGAATTTAAAGCGGCAATGGTGGCGGAAAATATCCAACAATTTCAAGGAGCATAAAATGAACAATATTGAAAACAAAGTCGTGATTATTACAGGTGCAAGCAGCGGTATTGGTGAAGCCACCGCTTATAAATTGGCACAAGCAGGGGCGAAATTAGTCTTGGGCGCACGCCGTGAAGATAAACTACAAACCATCGTAAACAACATTAAAGCCAACGGTGGCGAAGCGGTGTATCGCGTGACCGATGTGGTTAAACCGGAAGACAATCACGCCTTAGTAGCGTTAGCCAAAACTGCGTTCGGCAAAGTAGATGCGATTTTCTTAAATGCTGGATTGATGCCTAATTCGCCGCTTTCTGCGCTTGAAACGGAT from the [Actinobacillus] rossii genome contains:
- the dmlR_4 gene encoding LysR family transcriptional regulator — protein: MNKLDAIKYFCLASETLNFRETAMQLAVSPSVVTRVIAELEQELGEQLFKRNTRQIRLTNFGEQFLIKAKQLLADTDNLFKLGKQQTDDMAGVVRITFPRWRENDKILDELLTALVPYPQLVIDWREDMTKFDAVEHRIDIGLRIGPEPNPNFIVRKIADLQDWIVASPKLLERLGTPKDLDDLQRNFPFSLPINVETGRAWDLTMNDQQKLLPREVLFYSSDPECELKAVLCGNVVGFISELFCKPYFERGELVKLFPEIPVDKWQLYLYRPYQTITSPRVLFVFDRLTEILKRRYG
- the kefF_2 gene encoding NAD(P)H dehydrogenase (quinone), with product MKKVLVISGHPNLSQSIANKTIIDSLASGLNSAEIRQLDTLYPTEQIDVAAEQQALLNADVIVWQFPFHWYSMPALMKKWLDEVFLHGFAHGSTAKLGGKKLVISITTGAPEVAYKENAVMKHTMAQLVAPFESIAALCQLDLQKISYLNGVSYVGRNKEKIAEQKQTAREYAEQLIQTINTLTGEK